The Stenotrophomonas sp. ASS1 genome segment ACCTTGTTGTATACGGTCATTTCGGACATGCGCGGTCCGACGTCGTAACGCTCCATCATGGGCGTGGCTCCTGCGGTTGATCAGGCCTGCATTGTCCTCCAAACCGGTCGACGGTGGGTGCACGGGCATCCTCCGCGACACGTCACTACCGGACTCCGACGGTCCCACTGGTCAAATGACGATGACAGGCGCACGATGCGCCACGCCCGCGTTGACACCGCCCTCGCCCCTCCTGCCGCACCCTTGCGCCGATGACCGCCCCCGTCGATTCCACCACTGCCTCTTCCACGCCAACCTGGAAGCGGGTTGCCACCATCGTCATCCCCCTGCTGATCCTCGCCCTGGCCCTGCACGGCCTGGCCAACGAGTTCGACGAGCACGGCTATCGCGCCATCCGCCAGGCGTTCCGGCAACTCAGCGGCACGCAGATCGCGCTCACCGTGGTACTCGGCCTGGCCAGTTACGCCTGCCTGATCGGTTTCGATGCCATCGGCCTGCGTCGCAGCGGCATCCGCGTGCACCCCGCGCGCGTCGGCATCACTGCATTCCTTGCGCACACGCTGGGCCAGACCGTGGGTTTTGCCGCGTTGACCGGCGGCGCGGTGCGCCTGCGTGGCTACCGCAGCGCCGGCCTGGACCTGGCGCAGATCGGCCAGGTGGTGCTGATGAGCACGCTCGGCTTCGTGTTCGGTGCATGGCTGCTGATCAGTGTGGCGCTGTGCATGGAACCGGCTGCCGCAGCCTTGGCGCTGCCGCTGGATCCCAATGCGGTACGTATCGTCGGCATCGTCGCGTTGCTCGCCTACCTCGCCACGGTGCTGCTGGTCGGCCGCGAAGGACGGCAGTTCCGTGTGTTCGGTCATGCCTTGTGGCTGCCCGACCGCCGCACCATGATCGGCGTCACCGTGCTCAGCGTGATCGAGCTGGTGCTGGCCAGTGCCGCGTTCTACGTGCTGCTGCCGGACTCCACGCCGACCGGCCTGCCGGGCTTCGTCGGCCTGTACCTGGTGGCAGTGCTGGCCGGCCTGGTCTCCACCGTGCCGGCCGGCCTGGGCGTGTTCGAATGGAGCCTGCTGAAGCTGTTGCCGCAGGTGGCGCCGGCGGCGGTACTGGCGGCGGCGCTGATCTACCGCGTTACCTACTACGTGCTGCCGCTGGTGCTGGCCACCCTGCTCGCCCTTGCGCCCGCCCTGCGTCAGCCGCTGCAGGCCAGCGCCGGCGCAACGCGTGCCGGCTGGAACGCGCTGCGCCCGTGGCTGCCGCAGATCATCGCGCTGGCGGTGTTCAGCATCGGCGCCGCGCTGGTCATCGACGGCACGCTGCCGACGCCTCGCCGTCACCTGGTCAATGCCTCGCTGCCGATCCTGGAGACATCCCATCTGATTGGCAGCCTCAGCGGCGTTGCACTGCTGCTGATCGGCCAGGGCCTGGCCCGGCGCAGCCATGCGGCGTGGATGCTGGCGATGGCAGTGTGCGTGATCACCCCGCTGCCGCTGTGGCTGCGTGGTGGCCAGCTGTTGATCGCGGTCTCGGCAGTGCTGGTGGCGATGGCACTGTGGGCCGCACGCCGCGAGTTCTACCGCCAGGGTGCCCTGCTGGACGAAGCCTGGTCGTGGCCGTGGCTGCGCAATCTCGGCCTGGTGCTGGTTGCGGTCACCTGGCTGCTGTTCTTCACCTACAGTCATGTCGAATACCAGAACGAGCTGTGGTGGCAGTTCGCGGTGTCGGGCAATGCACCGCGCGCACTGCGTGCGTTGCTGGTGGTCGCCATCGCGCTGGTGATGTTCGGCCTGGCGCGGCTGCTGCACAGCACGCGCAGCCCGCTGCCAGCCGCCGACGAGGCCACGCTGCAGTCCCTGGCGCCGGTACTGGTCGGTGCCACCGATACCCAGGCCTGCCTGGTACTGACCGCCGACAAGGCGGTGCTGCGCGATGACGCGAAACAGGGCTTCGTGATGATGCAGCGCTACGGCGGTTCGCTGATCGCGATGGGCGATCCGGTCGGCCCGCCTGACGTGGCGCGCGCGTTGATCTGGCGCTTCCGCGAGGAAGCCGACCGGCTGGGCCTGCGCCCGGTGTTCTACCAGGTGGGCGAGACCTACTGGCAGACCTACCTCGACCTGGGCCTGGGCCTGGTCAAGCTGGGCGAGGAAGCGATGGTGCCGCTGCATGACTTCGGCCTGGAAGGCCGCGAACGCGCCGATCTGCGCCAAGCCTGGAACCGGGGCAAGCGCGGTGGCCTATCCTTCCGCGTGGCACCGGTGGAGGAAATTCCCAGCCTGCTGCCGCGCCTGCACGCAATTTCCAACGCATGGCTGGAAGACAAGGCCGGCGATGAGAAGGGCTTCTCGCTGGGCAGCTACGACCCGGACTACCTGGTGCGCTTCCCGGTGGCGCTGGTCGAAGCCGAGGGCCAGATCGTGGCGTTCGCCAACCTGTGGCAGGCACCGGCCGGCGCCGAGCTGTCGGTCGACCTGATGCGCCACGTCAACGAAGCACCGAAGGGCACGATGGACTTCCTCTTCATCGAACTGTTCCTGTGGGGCCGCGCGCAGGGCTATGCGCGTTTCTCGCTGGGCATGGCACCGTTGTCCGGGCTGGCACAGCATCGGCTGGCCGGTCGCTGGAACCGATTGGCCGGTCTGCTGGCGCGGCACGGCGAACGCTTCTATGGGTTCAGTGGCCTGCGCCGCTTCAAATCGAAGTTCGATCCGCAGTGGCGGCCGCGCTATCTCGCCGCGCCCGGCGGCATGCATCTGCCGGCCGCGCTGCTGGATGCCACGCGCCTGATCTCGCTGGATCCGCGGCGGAATTGAAGCCGCGATCCGCCGGGCATGGCCCGGCGCTACCTGCCACCCGGTAGGTGTCGACCTTGGTCGACACGCTCATTCCACGGCACCTTCAGCCCCGGCGCCGACCAAGGTCGGCGTCTACCAACAGCCGTCGAGCGTGGCTCGACGCTACATGCGCCGGGTAGGTGTCGACCCTGGTCGACACGCTCAGCCCGCGGCGCCTTCAGCCCCAGCGCCGACCAAGGTCGGCGTCTACCAAACGCTACACCCCGCCCTTCAGGATCACTTCGGCGAGGCGGTCGTAATCGCCACCGAAATGGTGATCGCCCGGCAGCTTCACCTTCCTCACGCCGTCATTGGCCGGCAGATCCGGGCACAGCGCGTCCTCATCCTTGTCGCCGTACACGCACAGCGTTTTTTCCGCCGGCAGCCTGGCCACTTCCGGTGCGATCGGCAGGCCGTCGCCGCCACCGCCCAGCCAGTTGCTGACATGGAATTCGAAGTCGGCCTTCCTGCCCACCGACAGCAGCACGATGCGCTCCAGCGCCTCACGGGTGCCGACGTC includes the following:
- the mprF gene encoding bifunctional lysylphosphatidylglycerol flippase/synthetase MprF, whose protein sequence is MTAPVDSTTASSTPTWKRVATIVIPLLILALALHGLANEFDEHGYRAIRQAFRQLSGTQIALTVVLGLASYACLIGFDAIGLRRSGIRVHPARVGITAFLAHTLGQTVGFAALTGGAVRLRGYRSAGLDLAQIGQVVLMSTLGFVFGAWLLISVALCMEPAAAALALPLDPNAVRIVGIVALLAYLATVLLVGREGRQFRVFGHALWLPDRRTMIGVTVLSVIELVLASAAFYVLLPDSTPTGLPGFVGLYLVAVLAGLVSTVPAGLGVFEWSLLKLLPQVAPAAVLAAALIYRVTYYVLPLVLATLLALAPALRQPLQASAGATRAGWNALRPWLPQIIALAVFSIGAALVIDGTLPTPRRHLVNASLPILETSHLIGSLSGVALLLIGQGLARRSHAAWMLAMAVCVITPLPLWLRGGQLLIAVSAVLVAMALWAARREFYRQGALLDEAWSWPWLRNLGLVLVAVTWLLFFTYSHVEYQNELWWQFAVSGNAPRALRALLVVAIALVMFGLARLLHSTRSPLPAADEATLQSLAPVLVGATDTQACLVLTADKAVLRDDAKQGFVMMQRYGGSLIAMGDPVGPPDVARALIWRFREEADRLGLRPVFYQVGETYWQTYLDLGLGLVKLGEEAMVPLHDFGLEGRERADLRQAWNRGKRGGLSFRVAPVEEIPSLLPRLHAISNAWLEDKAGDEKGFSLGSYDPDYLVRFPVALVEAEGQIVAFANLWQAPAGAELSVDLMRHVNEAPKGTMDFLFIELFLWGRAQGYARFSLGMAPLSGLAQHRLAGRWNRLAGLLARHGERFYGFSGLRRFKSKFDPQWRPRYLAAPGGMHLPAALLDATRLISLDPRRN